The DNA sequence ATATCAAATGACCCTAACCCAACCGGTACAGTCGATATCACGCTATGCCTTTTCACATCTATGACAGACATTGTGCCAAAATTTATATTAGTGACATAAGCAAGTTTACCGTCAGGGGTGAATACGACTACAGATAGTCCGACTCCAAGTTGTATTGACGATATCACACAATGCGTTTTCACGTCTATGACAGAAACTGTTCCAGATCCTCTATTTGTGACATAAGCAAGTTTACCGTCAGGGGTGAAGGCAACAAAAGATGGGTCTTCATCAACCTGAAGAGTAGCAATCACACTATTAGTTAACACATCTATGACAGAAACAGAGGTAGACCCATTATTAATCACATATGCAAGTTTACTGTCTGCTGTGAAAGCAACAAAAAATGGATTAATTCCAACCTGAAGAGTAGCAATCACACTATTAGTTAACACATCTATGACAGAAACAGAGGTAGACCCATTATTAATCACATATGCAAGTTTACTGTCTGCTGTGAAAGCAACAAAAAATGGATTAATTCCAACCTGAAGAGTAGCAATCACACTATTAGTTAACACATCTATGACAGAAACAGAGGTAGACCCGCTATTCGTGACAAAAGCGAGTTTACCATCTGGTGTGAAGATAGATGATAAAATTTCAGCGTTTCCAACAGATAATTCGCTAATGACCGAATGCGTTTTTACATTAATCACAGCCGTCGTCAAATCAAACCACCTCTTTTAAATACTTTTTATAATAAAAGTATGAGAATTAAGATTAGCTTATTCGTTATCCACTAGACAAAAATGATATTATGTTGGGGTAAAAGTAACTCCCTTTTTGTTGTCCTGATCTTACACAATATGGCGCGATGATATAATATCATCGCATTTTTTATGATTAAAAAAATTTAAGAACTGAATGATTTTGAAATAATT is a window from the Cytobacillus sp. IB215665 genome containing:
- a CDS encoding cytochrome D1 domain-containing protein: MTTAVINVKTHSVISELSVGNAEILSSIFTPDGKLAFVTNSGSTSVSVIDVLTNSVIATLQVGINPFFVAFTADSKLAYVINNGSTSVSVIDVLTNSVIATLQVGINPFFVAFTADSKLAYVINNGSTSVSVIDVLTNSVIATLQVDEDPSFVAFTPDGKLAYVTNRGSGTVSVIDVKTHCVISSIQLGVGLSVVVFTPDGKLAYVTNINFGTMSVIDVKRHSVISTVPVGLGSFDISFTTNGKLAYVINRGFGNVSVIDVKTHSVISTVPVGSFPQDVAISPDGKLAYVTNTNSASVSVIDVKTHNLIATVPVGFPAGSVAFSPDRKLAYVIQTQ